One segment of Pristis pectinata isolate sPriPec2 chromosome 3, sPriPec2.1.pri, whole genome shotgun sequence DNA contains the following:
- the LOC127568314 gene encoding uncharacterized protein C6orf118-like isoform X2 has protein sequence MNSMKCSDPHKKTLRQLLHGFERAQKADILAYSFGHLNHRNLYKVSEQHEGSALWQGAKKSTLKKEKNASKQQSSEIKAKKMTNAMVDFGQVTTVLPILPAANFPDDLDQNAVRVFQYMPDKTSRTCSATTEAKEQTLQDHFIKEELDLTALMLMKPQQQNCAQPHSSHGQSQFVECYLAGVTKEDQFRKLLEFEKRILMKQDLLDRDIMSGYKAVVKHEWKLAHELMKLGHLPVPNLKRLQIFSDVFEDICRHSTMFQEILSEIKVEYDVYLMSLLESQPKNQHKTFQAQFQIMENRLVKTHHVEEAHQRVLNLEKEAKLALQRNDELRNELEMELSKPKQQDVQPTVKPVKTKGHQLSDTEKMVSLRNRIYQTNAQIQELESELKNSMVPSTVTNAMQSSLRDSQALENYIERILNEHKVSKNVKENFWHMVNDLLDSAENKIAEVSG, from the exons ATGAACTCCATGAAGTGCTCTGACCCACATAAGAAAACACTTCGACAGCTTCTCCATGGCTTTGAAAGGGCTCAGAAGGCCGATATCCTTGCCTACAGTTTTGGGCACTTGAACCACAGGAATCTGTATAAAGTATCTGAACAGCATGAAGGCTCAGCATTATGGCAGGGTGCTAAAAAGTCCACCcttaagaaagagaaaaatgcATCAAAGCAGCAGTCAAGTGAGATCAAAGCAAAGAAAATGACCAATGCAATGGTAGACTTTGGGCAGGTgaccactgtgctgccaatatTGCCTGCAGCTAACTTCCCTGACGATCTTGATCAGAATGCAGTTAGAGTTTTTCAGTATATGCCAGATAAGACTTCACGCACATGCTCAGCAACCACAGAAGCCAAGGAACAAACATTACAAGATCACTTCATCAAAGAGGAATTGGACTTAACTGCCCTCATGCTCATgaaacctcagcaacagaactgtgcacaacCCCACAGCAGTCATGGCCAGAGCCAATTTGTTGAATGCTACCTGGCTGGAGTCACAAAGGAGGACCAATTCAGAAAGCTACTTGAATTTGAGAAAAGAATCCTGATGAAGCAAGATCTTCTAGACAGGGATATAATGTCTGGTTACAAAGCTGTAGTGAAGCATGAGTGGAAGCTAGCTCAT GAGCTGATGAAGTTAGGTCATCTGCCTGTACCAAACTTGAAACGTCTTCAGATCTTCAGTGACGTGTTTGAAGACATTTGCCGACACTCAACAATGTTTCAAGAAATTTTAAGTGAAATCAAG GTTGAATACGATGTGTACCTCATGTCACTCCTGGAATCTCAGCCAAAAAATCAACACAAG ACTTTTCAGGCTCAGTTTCAAATAATGGAGAACAGGCTAGTGAAAACTCATCATGTGGAAGAAGCACATCAGAGAGTCTTAAATCTGGAGAAAGAAGCAAAACTCGCTCTGCAGAGGAATGATGA GTTAAGGAATGAACTTGAGATGGAACTTTCAAAACCGAAGCAGCAAG ATGTACAGCCTACTGTGAAACCCGTTAAAACCAAAGGCCACCAGCTGTCTGACACAGAAAAAATGGTGTCACTGAGGAACAGAATTTACCAAACAAATGCACAGATTCAAGAGCTGGAGAGTGAGCTGAAGAATTCCATGGTGCCCTCTACAGTCACTAATGCTATGCAGAGTTCTCTCAGAGACTCTCAG